A genomic window from Lasioglossum baleicum chromosome 7, iyLasBale1, whole genome shotgun sequence includes:
- the LOC143210547 gene encoding uncharacterized protein LOC143210547 isoform X1, whose protein sequence is MDTITAIPELREEIEHPNKSFTWPDGAVLLLIDLYREKEAEFKNGLKRHNVIWKEIAAQLQQCNYAVNGLQCSTKFAGLRRTYKNIKDQNNKSGNAYSSWAFYSAIDSLIGDRAYMQPPAVACSEGLELITPITQPGSSSSSSMVGSQSTPIKKRRVETILESHIAELKQERELRKIQRDEERRAAEERKEARHRERKQERERMHSENIEIQKSLLKVLETLANK, encoded by the exons ATGGATACTATTACTGCTATTCCTGAATTACGTGAGGAAATTGAACACCCCAACAAGTCATTCACGTGGCCTGATGGGGCAGTACTTCTCCTAATAGATTTATATAGGGAAAAGGAAGCCGAATTTAAAAACGGCTTGAAGAGACACAATGTAATTTGGAAGGAGATTGCAGCCCAACTGCAGCAATGTAATTATGCTGTAAATGGGCTGCAATGTTCGACAAAATTTGCCGGTCTACGTCgtacttataaaaatataaaagaccaAAATAATAAAAGCGGCAACGCGTATAGCAGTTGGGCCTTTTATTCT GCCATAGATTCACTTATTGGCGATAGGGCCTATATGCAGCCTCCAGCTGTAGCATGCAGCGAAGGGCTAGAATTGATTACACCTATAACCCAACCAGGTTCCAGCTCTTCCTCGTCCATGGTTGGATCccaaa GTACGCCTATTAAAAAAAGACGGGTGGAAACCATTTTAGAAAGCCACATAGCAGAACTAAAACAAGAAAGAGAAttaagaaaaattcaaagagaCGAAGAAAGGAGGGCAGCGGAGGAAAGGAAAGAAGCCAGACACAGAGAAAGAAAACAGgaaagagaaagaatgcattctgaaaatatcgaaattcaaaaatctttattaaaagttttagaaacactagcaaataaataa
- the LOC143210547 gene encoding uncharacterized protein LOC143210547 isoform X2 — MDTITAIPELREEIEHPNKSFTWPDGAVLLLIDLYREKEAEFKNGLKRHNVIWKEIAAQLQQCNYAVNGLQCSTKFAGLRRTYKNIKDQNNKSGNAYSSWAFYSAIDSLIGDRAYMQPPAVACSEGLELITPITQPGSSSSSSMVRLLKKDGWKPF, encoded by the exons ATGGATACTATTACTGCTATTCCTGAATTACGTGAGGAAATTGAACACCCCAACAAGTCATTCACGTGGCCTGATGGGGCAGTACTTCTCCTAATAGATTTATATAGGGAAAAGGAAGCCGAATTTAAAAACGGCTTGAAGAGACACAATGTAATTTGGAAGGAGATTGCAGCCCAACTGCAGCAATGTAATTATGCTGTAAATGGGCTGCAATGTTCGACAAAATTTGCCGGTCTACGTCgtacttataaaaatataaaagaccaAAATAATAAAAGCGGCAACGCGTATAGCAGTTGGGCCTTTTATTCT GCCATAGATTCACTTATTGGCGATAGGGCCTATATGCAGCCTCCAGCTGTAGCATGCAGCGAAGGGCTAGAATTGATTACACCTATAACCCAACCAGGTTCCAGCTCTTCCTCGTCCATG GTACGCCTATTAAAAAAAGACGGGTGGAAACCATTTTAG